Proteins encoded together in one Nitrospira sp. window:
- a CDS encoding prohibitin family protein: protein MIRITMRSFAVALLLLTTACGTTIQPGQRGLFWHPLTQGLSQEPLKDGYYWRAPWNDVFVYDVRWQSHTEEIDALSADDLQVLIKAAIILRPIADELYFLNQEVGADYYVRVVRPQFMAAVRSVVSGYNMVSVPEKSTEIAGKVRAVVVENLKGRHLEVQNIALSDVDFPQLVLRAIEQKQAKEQEKEQKEFELTIAAKDAEIARTRAKGEGDAIRIRADGEAEGLRIRAVGQAQAQETITKTLTPAYLQYKLYDSSNAKVIILPEHMKTPLIINPGEATMSGR from the coding sequence ATGATACGGATCACCATGAGGAGTTTCGCCGTCGCACTATTGTTGCTGACGACGGCCTGCGGAACCACCATCCAGCCTGGCCAACGGGGACTGTTCTGGCATCCACTCACCCAAGGGCTTTCCCAAGAGCCTCTGAAAGACGGCTATTACTGGCGTGCACCATGGAATGACGTGTTTGTCTATGACGTTCGATGGCAAAGCCACACCGAGGAGATCGATGCCTTGAGCGCGGATGATCTGCAGGTGCTCATCAAGGCGGCGATCATTCTTCGGCCCATCGCGGACGAGCTGTATTTTCTCAACCAAGAAGTGGGTGCTGATTACTATGTCCGTGTTGTGAGACCGCAGTTCATGGCCGCCGTGAGGAGCGTTGTTTCCGGCTATAACATGGTATCGGTGCCGGAAAAGAGCACGGAGATCGCCGGCAAAGTTCGAGCGGTCGTGGTGGAAAACCTCAAAGGTCGGCACTTAGAAGTTCAGAACATTGCCTTGTCCGATGTCGATTTTCCACAACTCGTGTTGCGGGCCATTGAGCAGAAACAAGCGAAGGAACAGGAGAAAGAACAAAAAGAGTTTGAGCTCACCATCGCCGCGAAGGATGCCGAGATCGCGCGTACCAGGGCGAAAGGTGAGGGGGATGCGATCCGGATTCGAGCCGACGGTGAGGCCGAGGGACTCCGAATTCGGGCTGTGGGCCAGGCTCAGGCGCAGGAGACCATTACTAAAACCCTGACGCCGGCCTATCTCCAGTACAAATTGTATGACAGCTCGAATGCCAAGGTCATCATCTTGCCGGAGCATATGAAGACGCCGCTGATCATCAATCCGGGAGAGGCCACGATGTCGGGGAGATGA
- a CDS encoding NAD(P)/FAD-dependent oxidoreductase produces MSKDKPRVVILGGGFGGMYAALELEQALDRGSNLEVTLVNHDNFFLFTPMLHEVAASDLDITNIVSPIRKLLRRVTFFHGEVEAIDLVQQRVGVSHGHESHCHVLPYDHLVLALGSTTNFFEIPGLAERAFTMKSLSDAIVLRNHLIANLEEADFECGASLRAGLLNFVVAGSGFAGVETVAAMNDFLREAIRFFPHLREDMLRIILVSSGRIILPELGEKLGTYAQRKLIEQRVEIHTNCKVTAVTDHDITLSDGTTVTTNTLVWTAGIKPHTLLNTLPCQREKGRVLVNEYLEVSGWPGVWALGDCALVPDRRTGAFHPSTAQHALREGRIAAQNILATVRKGWKKPFVYSTIGLLAPIGKRTGVANILGVNFSGFIAWWLWRTIYLLKLPRFEKKVLVALDWTLDVLFSKDLVHFRTTRPLSPRSAADVKKPA; encoded by the coding sequence ATGTCCAAGGACAAGCCACGTGTCGTAATTCTCGGGGGAGGGTTTGGTGGGATGTATGCCGCGTTGGAATTGGAACAAGCGCTGGATCGAGGATCCAACTTGGAGGTGACTCTCGTCAACCACGACAACTTTTTTCTCTTCACCCCGATGCTCCATGAGGTTGCAGCAAGTGACCTCGATATCACCAACATCGTGAGCCCGATCCGCAAGTTGCTGCGGAGGGTCACATTCTTTCATGGCGAGGTCGAAGCCATCGACCTCGTGCAGCAACGAGTGGGAGTGTCGCATGGACATGAGAGCCATTGCCATGTACTGCCTTACGATCACCTGGTATTGGCACTTGGGTCCACGACGAACTTCTTTGAGATCCCCGGCTTAGCCGAGCGTGCCTTCACCATGAAGTCACTGAGTGACGCAATCGTGTTGCGTAACCATCTCATTGCGAACCTGGAAGAAGCCGATTTTGAGTGCGGGGCCTCCCTCAGGGCAGGCCTCCTGAATTTCGTGGTGGCCGGCAGCGGCTTTGCGGGAGTCGAAACCGTTGCGGCCATGAACGACTTTCTCCGGGAGGCGATCCGTTTCTTTCCTCATCTGCGGGAAGACATGCTGCGCATCATTCTGGTCAGTTCGGGGCGGATCATTTTGCCAGAACTGGGAGAGAAGCTTGGGACCTATGCCCAGCGCAAACTGATCGAGCAGCGGGTCGAAATCCACACCAACTGTAAAGTCACGGCGGTGACGGATCACGACATTACCCTCAGCGATGGGACGACGGTGACGACTAATACACTGGTCTGGACTGCTGGTATCAAGCCGCATACCCTCTTGAACACCCTACCTTGTCAACGGGAGAAAGGCCGAGTGCTCGTGAACGAATATCTGGAAGTTTCCGGGTGGCCGGGTGTCTGGGCCTTGGGCGATTGTGCTCTTGTACCGGATCGTCGGACCGGCGCATTCCATCCTTCGACTGCGCAACACGCGCTGCGTGAAGGACGGATCGCGGCGCAGAATATTCTCGCCACTGTGCGAAAGGGGTGGAAGAAGCCGTTTGTCTACTCCACGATCGGGCTCTTGGCCCCGATTGGGAAACGCACCGGCGTCGCGAACATCCTCGGCGTGAACTTTTCCGGTTTCATCGCTTGGTGGCTCTGGCGCACGATCTACTTGCTGAAACTCCCTCGTTTCGAGAAGAAAGTCCTTGTTGCCCTGGACTGGACCCTTGATGTCCTCTTTTCCAAAGATCTGGTTCACTTCAGAACGACTCGCCCCTTATCACCACGATCGGCAGCAGACGTGAAGAAACCGGCATGA
- a CDS encoding HupE/UreJ family protein produces MHILVIISCLLFSLPAWAHKPSDSYLSLIVRNHHVVGQWDIALRDLDNAIGLDRDGDGQLTWGEVRTKHDEIRAYALARLALSAGKHACSTQELEHLIDHHTDGAYAVLRFRSDCSEPIERLAVDYQLLFDIDAQHRGLLRLTQGGQTSSAIFSRESPSQEFSVAERSHWNDSVQFIREGIWHIWMGFDHVLFLLALLLPAVLVRADSRWQAAGNFSSVCWNVASIVTAFTLAHSLTLSLAALDVVRLPSRLVESTIAASVVLAGLGNLYPAMTTRRWMIAFGFGLIHGFGFAAVLTDLGLPQDSLLLSLVSFNVGVEVGQLAIVAAFLPLAYLIRHSWSYPRLVLTGGSLAVIAIALVWFTERAFDIQLFPL; encoded by the coding sequence ATGCATATCCTCGTCATCATCTCCTGTCTGTTGTTCAGTCTCCCTGCCTGGGCCCACAAGCCCAGCGACAGCTATCTTTCACTGATTGTCCGGAACCATCACGTTGTAGGCCAGTGGGATATCGCCTTGCGTGATCTCGACAATGCGATTGGATTGGACCGTGATGGGGATGGTCAACTGACCTGGGGAGAAGTTCGTACCAAGCATGACGAGATCAGAGCCTACGCACTTGCTCGTCTTGCCCTATCAGCGGGCAAGCACGCCTGTTCGACGCAAGAGCTGGAACACCTGATCGACCATCACACGGATGGAGCCTACGCAGTTCTGCGTTTCCGTTCCGATTGCAGCGAACCGATCGAACGGCTTGCGGTGGATTACCAACTCCTGTTCGATATCGACGCTCAACACAGGGGGCTCTTACGTCTGACCCAAGGCGGACAGACCAGCAGCGCCATTTTCAGCCGGGAATCCCCTTCTCAAGAATTCTCTGTGGCCGAGCGCTCACATTGGAACGACAGTGTTCAGTTCATTCGCGAAGGCATCTGGCATATCTGGATGGGGTTTGACCATGTCCTCTTCTTGCTCGCCCTTTTGCTTCCCGCAGTCCTGGTTCGAGCCGACAGCCGCTGGCAAGCAGCAGGTAATTTCTCATCAGTCTGCTGGAACGTCGCGAGTATCGTCACCGCATTCACCCTAGCCCATTCTCTGACGTTGAGCCTAGCCGCGCTTGACGTCGTCCGGTTGCCGTCACGTCTGGTAGAATCAACAATCGCCGCCTCGGTTGTGCTCGCAGGGCTTGGCAACTTATATCCTGCGATGACGACTCGCCGCTGGATGATTGCCTTCGGCTTTGGGCTGATCCACGGATTCGGGTTTGCGGCAGTGCTCACTGATCTCGGATTACCTCAGGATTCATTGTTACTCAGTCTAGTGAGCTTTAACGTCGGCGTGGAAGTCGGTCAACTCGCCATCGTCGCGGCGTTCTTACCCTTGGCCTATCTGATCCGCCATTCCTGGTCCTATCCTCGACTGGTCCTCACCGGCGGCTCGCTCGCGGTAATCGCTATCGCCCTCGTCTGGTTCACCGAGCGGGCCTTCGACATTCAGTTGTTTCCTCTCTAG
- a CDS encoding energy transducer TonB, which translates to MHQIEELTGSATTAPPPSETAANVATDHEHTAASNTTPLAMPTESSASTSNPDYGWLQHAIFQRLEELKLSSRPFLDQSQPFKVVVKAVVSKEGALLDSVVVKSSGLDRIDQEARALVQRAFPMQFDRTLNRQQIIMRIPISYSRD; encoded by the coding sequence ATGCACCAGATAGAGGAATTGACGGGATCAGCCACCACAGCGCCGCCACCGTCAGAAACAGCGGCCAACGTTGCCACTGATCACGAGCACACTGCGGCATCTAATACGACACCTCTAGCCATGCCAACCGAATCCTCCGCCTCAACAAGCAATCCCGATTACGGCTGGCTTCAGCATGCAATTTTCCAGCGGCTGGAAGAACTCAAGCTGTCATCCCGCCCGTTCCTGGATCAATCACAACCCTTCAAGGTCGTGGTCAAAGCCGTAGTATCAAAGGAAGGGGCGTTATTGGACTCCGTAGTGGTGAAGAGCTCTGGTCTCGACCGCATTGATCAAGAGGCGAGGGCCCTTGTCCAACGGGCCTTCCCGATGCAGTTCGATCGTACGTTGAATCGTCAACAAATCATCATGCGCATCCCTATTTCCTATTCGCGAGATTAA
- a CDS encoding DUF4331 domain-containing protein — translation MTTPVLAASHREAPLIANDPTADITDFYFFRSWQNPDNAVLIMNVIPSQEPGSGPNYFNFADDVLYEIHIDNNKNNIAANIVYQIRFKTEIRQPGNVFPLSYVALPPVTALSGNGSEGLLLRQSYTVTEVRYGQRPRDLGTGVMYAVPSNVGPRTMPNYEDLAEKGIYPLKNGGRVFAGQRDETFYIDLGGTFDTLNLHISPILSDADDANDGIIIGAPGAGNADTFSGFNVNTIALEIPVSELIGPNGNKMLGAYASTSRPKVTVIKKNGDRDNSARFVQVARMGNPLVNELIIATNMKDKWNATDAEDENEFVLFYCNSALATALNTVFGTSFPTTTREDLVNALLRYSKGPSVCGSNKTTEALADLLRVDLDIPPTPAGGQRRLGPLAHDVSGNATPDKAGWPNGRRPNDDVTDVALRVVAGILTNPAVPNLGDGVNFNVRAVGNQKTPNGIAMEFPFLPTPHDGRDRRHIDSKEAF, via the coding sequence ATGACGACCCCAGTTCTGGCAGCCAGCCATCGTGAAGCTCCGTTGATTGCCAATGACCCGACGGCTGACATCACGGATTTCTATTTTTTCCGGAGTTGGCAGAATCCCGACAATGCCGTCCTCATCATGAATGTCATCCCGAGTCAGGAGCCGGGCTCCGGGCCCAATTACTTCAACTTTGCCGATGATGTGCTGTATGAAATCCACATCGACAACAATAAAAACAATATTGCCGCAAATATCGTCTACCAGATCAGATTTAAAACAGAGATCCGACAACCCGGCAATGTCTTTCCTTTGTCTTATGTGGCCCTGCCACCGGTCACAGCTCTCTCAGGGAACGGGTCGGAAGGACTCCTACTTCGACAGAGCTATACGGTAACGGAAGTTCGCTATGGTCAGCGGCCGCGAGACCTGGGAACTGGCGTCATGTACGCCGTTCCCTCGAATGTCGGCCCTCGCACAATGCCGAACTATGAAGACCTCGCGGAGAAGGGTATCTATCCACTGAAAAATGGCGGGAGGGTCTTCGCTGGCCAACGAGACGAGACCTTCTATATCGACCTAGGAGGAACGTTCGACACGCTGAATCTGCACATTTCTCCGATCCTTTCCGATGCCGATGATGCCAATGATGGAATCATCATTGGTGCGCCGGGAGCCGGGAACGCCGATACGTTCAGTGGTTTTAACGTCAACACCATCGCGTTGGAGATTCCGGTCAGTGAACTGATCGGACCGAACGGCAACAAAATGCTCGGCGCCTATGCCAGCACGAGCCGGCCCAAAGTCACGGTCATCAAGAAGAATGGAGATCGCGACAACAGCGCCCGTTTCGTTCAAGTGGCACGTATGGGCAATCCCCTCGTGAATGAGTTGATCATTGCGACGAACATGAAGGACAAGTGGAATGCCACGGATGCGGAGGACGAAAATGAGTTCGTCCTGTTCTACTGCAACTCCGCCCTGGCAACGGCACTCAACACGGTCTTTGGGACCAGTTTCCCGACAACAACTCGCGAGGATCTTGTGAATGCCTTGCTTCGCTATAGCAAAGGGCCATCTGTATGTGGATCCAACAAAACTACCGAAGCGCTTGCCGACCTCTTACGAGTCGATTTGGATATCCCACCAACTCCAGCCGGTGGACAGCGACGACTGGGCCCACTCGCGCATGACGTGAGCGGTAACGCCACACCGGACAAAGCGGGCTGGCCGAACGGCCGGAGACCGAACGACGATGTCACCGATGTGGCGCTCCGCGTTGTAGCAGGCATACTCACCAACCCAGCGGTGCCGAACCTTGGAGACGGCGTCAACTTCAACGTGAGAGCGGTCGGCAATCAGAAGACACCGAACGGGATTGCGATGGAATTTCCATTTCTTCCGACCCCACATGATGGCCGAGATCGTCGGCATATCGACTCCAAAGAAGCATTCTAA
- a CDS encoding sigma-70 family RNA polymerase sigma factor translates to MSIMTTEPTKLAQDREWAQLIALTAQGDQGALARFYDRTSPQVYGLIFKILGNREAAEEVTLDVYTQVWRQAHTYDHIRGAPGAWLMTLARTRAIDRFRAGAAEYGRLESLDTIDLFVSKDDTPEQDVESQERRRYVQEALAELTAEQRQAIALAYFYGLSQSEIAEKLRVPLGTVKTRMRLGMIKLREALAPYEEGLHP, encoded by the coding sequence ATGTCGATCATGACCACGGAACCGACCAAGCTCGCCCAAGACCGGGAGTGGGCCCAACTCATTGCGCTCACCGCCCAGGGAGATCAGGGTGCTCTCGCCAGGTTCTATGATCGTACGAGTCCTCAGGTCTACGGCCTGATTTTCAAGATCCTCGGGAATCGAGAAGCTGCGGAAGAAGTGACGTTGGACGTGTACACGCAGGTGTGGCGCCAAGCCCATACATACGACCACATCCGAGGTGCCCCCGGTGCATGGTTGATGACGTTGGCTAGAACAAGGGCAATCGATCGGTTCCGTGCCGGGGCGGCTGAATATGGGCGTCTCGAATCACTAGATACCATCGATCTCTTTGTCAGCAAGGACGATACGCCGGAACAAGATGTGGAGAGCCAAGAGCGACGACGATATGTCCAAGAAGCCTTGGCGGAGCTGACGGCGGAGCAGCGGCAAGCGATCGCGTTGGCGTATTTCTATGGTTTGAGCCAGAGCGAGATTGCCGAAAAGCTACGGGTGCCACTTGGTACGGTAAAGACTCGAATGAGATTGGGCATGATCAAATTGAGGGAAGCCCTCGCACCTTATGAAGAGGGGTTACACCCGTGA
- a CDS encoding cupin domain-containing protein, translating to MTETNLPDEFQEQALFYALGILSPEGQQAFMHGLQGESVLLQQTVNAYCAITGTLTDTVTPVAPPVALRQRLVDAIALEASREAEQFERIVNTLAIGSVPVKPRDSVRERLLSRVDGHSNVHIDVEAPTTTFSDLSTRVSGSEGLEQRNRLSPQTGEQSGWLGSCWKAVSTFLRTLLIRSIIPRPSSNGLTFVKASEGTWRRIAQGVQAKLLSFDPISRRTTTLLRFAPGTRYAPHRHAAVEELYVLEGGCFIAGREMTVGDYHRAEAGTVHHDTSTDEGCLLLAISSPQNEMV from the coding sequence GTGACCGAAACGAATTTGCCCGATGAATTTCAAGAACAGGCGTTGTTCTATGCTCTGGGAATCTTGAGTCCGGAGGGGCAGCAGGCCTTTATGCACGGTCTTCAGGGAGAATCTGTGCTCTTGCAGCAGACCGTGAATGCCTATTGCGCAATCACTGGCACACTGACCGATACCGTGACTCCTGTGGCGCCTCCGGTGGCCTTGCGCCAACGGTTGGTCGACGCCATTGCGTTGGAAGCAAGCCGTGAAGCCGAACAGTTTGAGCGTATTGTGAATACACTGGCCATAGGCTCTGTCCCGGTGAAGCCTCGAGATTCGGTGCGGGAGCGGCTTCTCTCACGAGTCGATGGGCATTCGAATGTTCACATTGATGTGGAAGCTCCGACGACTACTTTCAGCGACCTCTCCACAAGAGTGTCCGGGAGTGAAGGTCTAGAGCAGAGGAATCGTCTTTCTCCGCAGACAGGCGAGCAGTCTGGTTGGTTGGGATCTTGCTGGAAGGCCGTTTCGACCTTTCTACGAACGCTTCTGATTCGCTCCATAATCCCTCGGCCGTCTTCGAATGGGCTCACGTTCGTGAAGGCATCTGAGGGAACCTGGCGGAGAATCGCACAGGGCGTGCAGGCCAAATTGCTCTCCTTTGATCCGATCTCACGACGGACTACCACGCTTCTCCGTTTTGCACCCGGCACCAGGTATGCTCCGCATCGTCATGCTGCCGTAGAAGAGCTCTATGTCCTTGAGGGTGGGTGCTTTATCGCTGGCCGTGAGATGACGGTCGGTGATTATCACCGCGCCGAAGCGGGAACGGTGCACCATGACACGTCGACCGACGAGGGGTGTCTCCTTCTCGCGATCTCCTCTCCCCAAAACGAGATGGTGTAG
- the nikR gene encoding nickel-responsive transcriptional regulator NikR, protein MDDVIRFGVSLDRRLLAEFDRHIRRRRYTNRSEALRDLIRDNLVGEEWDENKETVGTITFVYDHHVRDLTGKLTDIQHDHHGQILSGMHVHLDHNHCLEVLVVKGKGADIKKLADVLVSVKGVKHGKLTMTTTGKSIR, encoded by the coding sequence ATGGATGATGTCATTCGGTTCGGTGTGTCATTGGATCGACGATTGCTTGCTGAGTTCGATCGTCATATTCGACGACGGCGGTACACGAATAGGTCCGAGGCGCTTCGTGATCTAATTCGTGACAACTTGGTAGGAGAGGAATGGGACGAAAATAAGGAAACGGTCGGGACGATCACGTTTGTGTATGACCACCACGTACGCGATCTCACCGGCAAGTTGACAGATATTCAGCATGATCACCATGGGCAAATCCTTTCCGGCATGCATGTGCATCTGGATCACAATCATTGTCTTGAAGTGTTGGTAGTAAAGGGGAAAGGGGCGGACATCAAGAAGCTGGCTGATGTATTAGTTTCGGTCAAAGGTGTAAAGCACGGTAAGTTGACCATGACGACAACGGGGAAATCCATCCGCTAG
- a CDS encoding TonB-dependent receptor plug domain-containing protein: protein MTLCWSSVVLGHDPDEPELEVPEIAVVGEKPVAASSQQFIPDKEIVLQPQGRPAQVLRLIPGFVAVEHSGGAGKADQYFLRGFDADHGTDIAFFTDGMPINLRTHAHGQGYADLNFIIPETIEGIDVSKGAYLPEIGDFGTAGAINFKTRQLVQEGIAQVTGGQFDTQRYLLMFSPTKEKVRTLFAFENYYTNGPFENDNRYLRTNVLGKLTTSFVGRDEFSLKGTFQKSKWNASGEIPLRAVDAGMLDRFGAIDPTEGGSTLRATGVMNYHYDTTTEGQFFANAYGQYYRLDLYTNFTFALNDPVNGDGIQQADRRVMYGGDIGYKQRWDLWGIPTSGTIGVQARVDDIRPRLGTQTKRASTSTTTYSDVLSASYAPFIKGEIQPASWARLVGGLRWETLTFDVHNLCATCTLRPDGRTGSGVLLPKMSMILGPWGNTEFFVNYGEGFHSNDARSTVQVGSAPLARSRNYEVGFRSRPWGTEGLELTVTAWRIDLQSELVFVGDEGTTEIRGPSRRQGFEVAARGQLWGPLYVNGSFTWAQAKFRSGDAIPLAPEFTAYGAAILKWPEGLTSQLQATYLGGRPLIEDRSIKSPSWIVFDWSQRYHVPIKLPHGRLEAFYFVQNLFNTDWEQAIFAFGSRLQTESVGVNGIHFVPGNPRTFMGGVAWHF, encoded by the coding sequence ATGACGCTCTGTTGGAGTAGCGTGGTATTGGGGCATGATCCGGATGAACCGGAATTGGAAGTGCCGGAAATTGCCGTCGTCGGGGAAAAACCGGTAGCGGCTTCTTCTCAGCAGTTCATCCCAGATAAAGAAATTGTGCTTCAACCTCAAGGCCGTCCGGCTCAAGTGTTACGTCTGATTCCAGGGTTTGTCGCAGTGGAACATTCAGGGGGGGCGGGAAAGGCAGATCAATATTTTCTGCGCGGATTTGATGCCGATCATGGAACGGATATCGCGTTCTTTACGGATGGTATGCCGATCAATCTCCGGACACATGCGCATGGGCAGGGGTATGCCGATCTCAATTTCATCATTCCCGAGACGATCGAAGGCATCGATGTCTCGAAGGGGGCGTATCTCCCGGAAATCGGGGATTTTGGGACAGCGGGGGCGATTAATTTCAAGACGAGGCAACTGGTGCAAGAAGGCATCGCGCAGGTCACTGGCGGCCAGTTCGATACGCAGCGGTATCTGCTCATGTTTTCGCCGACAAAGGAGAAAGTTCGCACGCTGTTCGCCTTTGAAAATTACTACACGAACGGGCCCTTCGAAAACGACAATCGGTATCTGCGTACCAATGTGCTTGGGAAACTGACCACCAGCTTCGTCGGCAGAGACGAATTCAGCCTCAAAGGAACCTTTCAGAAATCCAAATGGAATGCTTCGGGGGAAATTCCCTTGCGGGCCGTGGATGCCGGCATGCTTGATCGTTTTGGGGCGATCGATCCGACGGAGGGCGGATCGACACTCAGGGCGACCGGTGTGATGAACTACCACTATGATACGACGACCGAGGGCCAGTTCTTTGCCAATGCCTACGGCCAGTATTATCGACTGGATCTATATACGAACTTCACCTTTGCATTGAACGATCCCGTGAATGGCGATGGGATTCAGCAAGCGGATCGACGCGTCATGTATGGGGGGGATATCGGGTACAAGCAACGCTGGGACTTGTGGGGAATCCCGACCAGCGGGACGATCGGTGTTCAAGCGAGAGTGGATGATATTCGTCCTAGGCTGGGCACACAAACGAAACGAGCATCGACTAGTACGACGACGTACAGCGACGTGCTTTCTGCTTCGTATGCCCCGTTCATCAAGGGAGAGATTCAACCGGCGTCGTGGGCGCGCTTGGTAGGAGGGCTGCGCTGGGAAACGCTGACCTTCGATGTGCATAATCTGTGTGCGACCTGTACGTTGCGACCGGATGGACGCACCGGTTCAGGGGTCCTCTTACCCAAGATGAGCATGATCCTGGGCCCTTGGGGCAATACAGAGTTTTTTGTCAATTATGGAGAGGGTTTCCATAGCAACGATGCGAGATCGACGGTGCAGGTAGGAAGTGCTCCACTTGCTCGGTCCAGGAACTATGAGGTCGGTTTCCGGTCAAGACCCTGGGGAACGGAGGGGCTCGAGTTGACCGTTACGGCGTGGAGAATCGATCTTCAGTCGGAGCTTGTCTTTGTGGGGGACGAAGGAACGACGGAGATTCGCGGGCCGAGCAGGCGACAGGGATTTGAAGTCGCTGCCCGGGGTCAGCTCTGGGGACCGCTGTATGTGAACGGAAGCTTTACATGGGCGCAGGCCAAATTTCGCAGCGGCGATGCGATCCCATTAGCGCCTGAATTCACCGCCTATGGTGCGGCCATCTTGAAGTGGCCGGAAGGGCTGACTTCTCAACTGCAGGCGACGTATCTTGGGGGCAGGCCTCTGATCGAGGATCGGAGCATCAAGTCTCCTTCGTGGATCGTCTTCGACTGGTCTCAGCGCTATCACGTGCCGATCAAGTTGCCGCATGGTCGCCTGGAAGCGTTCTATTTTGTTCAGAATCTGTTCAATACGGACTGGGAGCAAGCAATCTTTGCGTTCGGGTCGAGGCTGCAGACCGAATCGGTCGGGGTCAATGGCATTCATTTCGTGCCCGGAAACCCACGCACATTCATGGGAGGAGTGGCGTGGCATTTTTAG
- a CDS encoding DNA-3-methyladenine glycosylase has protein sequence MPLILTPDYFNRPTLTVARSLIGKHLVREMKQGAVVGKIIEVEAYVGTKDKACHASKGRTARTEILFGPPGISYVYLIYGMYHMLNVVTEQVDFPAAVLIRAIEVDGKLIDGPGKLCRELGIDRSLHQIDMTEGRSIWFEDRGSRVTSKKIGTFPRIGVDYAGVWAKKPWRFRLIEEGRVTSRWGRKDKEEGKSLQRTSPSSISSSNTG, from the coding sequence ATGCCACTGATTCTTACGCCAGACTACTTCAATCGTCCAACCTTGACGGTTGCTCGTTCTCTCATTGGAAAGCATTTGGTCCGTGAGATGAAACAGGGAGCGGTCGTTGGAAAAATCATCGAAGTAGAGGCCTATGTCGGTACGAAAGACAAGGCCTGTCATGCATCGAAGGGGCGGACGGCAAGGACAGAGATCCTCTTCGGTCCCCCGGGGATATCGTATGTCTATTTGATCTACGGTATGTATCACATGCTGAATGTTGTGACGGAACAGGTAGACTTTCCCGCCGCTGTGCTGATCCGAGCGATTGAGGTCGACGGGAAATTGATTGATGGTCCTGGCAAGCTCTGCCGCGAGTTGGGCATTGACCGGTCATTGCATCAGATCGATATGACAGAGGGACGATCCATCTGGTTTGAAGATCGAGGATCAAGGGTCACCAGCAAGAAGATCGGAACGTTTCCACGAATCGGTGTGGACTATGCAGGAGTGTGGGCGAAAAAACCTTGGCGGTTCCGATTAATCGAGGAGGGTCGTGTGACAAGCCGTTGGGGTAGGAAAGACAAAGAAGAGGGGAAGTCCCTCCAAAGGACTTCCCCCAGCTCTATCTCATCTTCGAACACTGGTTAA